One Brienomyrus brachyistius isolate T26 unplaced genomic scaffold, BBRACH_0.4 scaffold64, whole genome shotgun sequence genomic window carries:
- the LOC125725273 gene encoding band 4.1-like protein 3 isoform X1 produces MLCVSLSRTAQRVTESPPAGRPEYQSAEEKASSRPSRSPLKSPNKGRNMQCKVSLLDGTEYTCVVEKRARGQLLFDKVCDHLNLLEKDYFGLTFRDVENQKNWLDPAKELKKQIRSGAWSFAFNVKFYPPDPAQLSEDITRYYLCLQLRDDVVSGRLPCSFATHTVLGSYTVQSELGDYDPEELAADYASEFRFAPNQTKELEEKVMDLHKNYKGMTPAEAEMHFLENAKKLSMYGVDLHHAKLIGSFFECLAPAKREDSEGVEIMLGVCASGLLIYRDRLRINRFAWPKVLKISYKRNNFYIKIRPGEFEQFESTIGFKLPNHRAAKRLWKVCVEHHTFFRLVSPEAPPKKFLTLGSKFRYSGRTQAQTRWASSKIMRPAPYFERSASKRYTMSRSLDGEVGTVQYSTAKAIATSDLITTVTPEKKAEEERAEEEEEKTNATEASEPAPTTPVKYDTKSHPFSPDPLSPELSLPSSPVSSARVRRRRRGGSRQRAMSVSPAKSGAGCRWRQACADRREALLEEQALLLSARKQRLDPRKGGTLFSFSLHLPDLSTFLDEDGYLAFPDLSEIRLLPESVQHLLPIRSPSLIPCFLFIFFFLLSTSFSVPYALTLSFPLALCLCFLEPKAASLGTSLAQGLNYSSEEETDSEQTDFACDGETTATESDQEEESEMRTQYSFIRRVKGDNVFVKHSNLMLEESATPEELVKRQTNISELKRSFLETGSDTSGLTEWEKRLSASPVRSPRLDEAPMIEPLTPEDTKEDSEATDMDILKHNASVPDGKPVQPKPASEMSPQLAVLLASARGQTGSMGWVTSPSHSQTISKTTETVTAKAHPSVEAEQPNTTSIRKSPVLETETVNFRSTEGKEEFAIKDVPVVHTETKTITYESSMGDASCDSDPGLLMSAQTITSETTSTTTTTHITKTVKGGISETRIEKRIVITGDADIDHDQALAQAIKEAKEQHPDMSVTKVVVHKETEITPVEGEE; encoded by the exons AAGCGGGCCAGGGGCCAACTCCTGTTTGACAAAGTGTGCGATCACCTCAATCTTCTGGAGAAGGACTACTTTGGTCTCACCTTCCGGGACGTGGAAAACCAGAAG AACTGGCTGGACCCTGCCAAGGAACTGAAGAAGCAGATAAGAA GTGGCGCTTGGAGTTTCGCTTTCAATGTGAAGTTCTACCCTCCGGACCCTGCGCAGTTGTCTGAGGATATCACAAG GTATTACCTGTGCCTGCAGCTACGTGACGACGTCGtgtcgggccgcctgccctgctcctttgccacaCACACCGTCCTGGGCTCCTATACAGTCCAGTCGGAGCTGGGGGACTACGACCCGGAAGAGCTGGCCGCCGACTATGCCAGCGAGTTCCGCTTCGCGCCCAACCAGACCAAGGAGCTTGAGGAAAAAGTGATGGACCTCCACAAAAACTACAA AGGAATGACGCCTGCCGAAGCAGAAATGCACTTCCTAGAAAACGCCAAGAAGCTCTCCATGTATGgagtggacctccatcatgcCAAG TTGATAGGAAGCTTCTTTGAGTGCTTGGCTCCAGCTAAGAGGGAG GACTCCGAGGGTGTCGAGATAATGCTCGGGGTCTGTGCCAGCGGACTGCTCATCTACCGCGACCGGCTGCGCATTAACAGGTTCGCCTGGCCGAAGGTTCTCAAGATCTCCTACAAGAGGAACAACTTCTACATCAAGATTCGCCCAGGGGAG TTTGAACAATTTGAGAGCACCATCGGCTTCAAGCTCCCTAACCACAGAGCGGCCAAGAGGCTCTGGAAAGTCTGCGTGGAGCATCACACATTTTTCAG GCTGGTGTCCCCGGAGGCCCCCCCTAAGAAGTTCCTCACGCTGGGCTCCAAGTTCCGCTACAGTGGCCGCACGCAGGCCCAGACCCGGTGGGCCAGCTCAAAGATCATGCGGCCCGCGCCATACTTCGAGCGCTCCGCCAGCAAACGCTACACCATGTCCCGCAGCCTGGACGGGG AGGTGGGTACTGTCCAGTACAGCACTGCCAAGGCCATCGCCACCAGTGACCTGATCACCACCGTAACGCCAGAGAAGAAGGCGGAGGAAGAAAgggctgaggaagaggaggagaagacgAATGCCACAGAGGCGTCGGAGCCAGCCCCAACCACGCCGGTCAAATACGACACCAAG TCCCACCCCTTCTCCCCCGACCCGCTGTCCCCTGAGCTGTCCCTGCCTTCCTCCCCGGTGTCGTCCGCCCGCGTGCGGCGGAGGCGTAGGGGGGGTTCCCGGCAGCGAGCCATGTCGGTTAGCCCTGCCAAGAGCGGCGCGGGCTGCCGGTGGCGGCAGGCTTGCGCGGACCGCCGGGAGGCGCTCCTGGAGGAGCAGGCCCTACTGCTGTCCGCCCGCAAACAGCGGCTGGACCCCCGGAAGGGCGGCACCCTCTTCTCCTTCTCCCTGCACCTCCCTGACCTGTCTACTTTTCTGGACGAGGATGGCTACCTCGCCTTCCCCGACCTGTCTGAGATCCGCCTGCTCCCTGAGAGCGTGCAACACCTCCTTCCCATccgctctccctctctcatcccctgcttcctcttcatcttcttcttcttgctctCCACCTCCTTCTCCGTCCCCTACGCTCTCACGCTCTCCTTCCCCCTGGCTCTTTGCCTCTGCTTCCTGGAGCCCAAGGCGGCCTCCTTGGGCACCTCGCTTGCCCAGGGCCTGAATTACAGTTCAGAGGAAGAG ACCGACAGTGAGCAGACTGACTTTGCGTGCGACGGAGAAACGACGGCCACAGAG TCGGACCAGGAGGAGGAGTCAGAAATGAGGACTCAG TATAGCTTCATAAGGCGAGTGAAAGGGGACAATGTATTTGTGAAACACAGTAATCTGATGCTAGAG GAATCTGCAACCCCAGAGGAGCTTGTCAAACGGCAGACCAATATAAGCGAGTTAAAGAGGTCGTTTTTGGAGACTGGCTCGGACACTTCCGGGCTcacagaatgggagaagaggctGTCCGCGTCCCCCGTGAGGTCCCCAAGGCTGGATGAGGCACCCATGATCGAGCCCCTCACACCCGAGGAT ACCAAAGAAGACTCTGAAGCAACCGACATGGACATCCTGAAGCACAACGCCAGTGTTCCTGACGGCAAACCTGTCCAG CCTAAGCCGGCCTCTGAGATGTCGCCACAGCTAGCTGTTCTGTTAGCATCTGCGAGAGGTCAAACCGGCTCAATGGGATGGGTCACCTCTCCTTCACATAGTCAGACCATTTCCAAG ACGACAGAAACGGTAACAGCGAAGGCACATCCGTCTGTGGAAGCCGAGCAGCCAAACACCACCTCCATAAGAAAG TCCCCAGTGCTGGAGACGGAGACTGTGAATTTCCGTAGCACGGAGGGAAAAGAGGAGTTTGCCATCAAGGATGTTCCAGTCGTCCACACGGAAACAAAGACCATTACTTATGAATCATCAATG GGTGATGCCAGCTGTGACTCTGACCCTGGGTTGCTGATGAGTGCGCAGACCATCACCTCGGAGACGACAAGCACCACCACAACGACACACATAACAAAG ACTGTTAAAGGAGGCATCTCAGAAACTAGAATCGAGAAGAGAATTGTCATCACTGGAGATGCAGACATTGACCACGATCAG GCGCTGGCTCAGGCCATTAAGGAAGCCAaagagcagcaccctgacatgtCAGTGACCAAAGTAGTGGTACATAAAGAGACAGAGATCACGCCCGTGGAGGGGGAAGAGTGA
- the LOC125725273 gene encoding band 4.1-like protein 3 isoform X7, producing the protein MLCVSLSRTAQRVTESPPAGRPEYQSAEEKASSRPSRSPLKSPNKGRNMQCKVSLLDGTEYTCVVEKRARGQLLFDKVCDHLNLLEKDYFGLTFRDVENQKNWLDPAKELKKQIRSGAWSFAFNVKFYPPDPAQLSEDITRYYLCLQLRDDVVSGRLPCSFATHTVLGSYTVQSELGDYDPEELAADYASEFRFAPNQTKELEEKVMDLHKNYKGMTPAEAEMHFLENAKKLSMYGVDLHHAKLIGSFFECLAPAKREDSEGVEIMLGVCASGLLIYRDRLRINRFAWPKVLKISYKRNNFYIKIRPGEFEQFESTIGFKLPNHRAAKRLWKVCVEHHTFFRLVSPEAPPKKFLTLGSKFRYSGRTQAQTRWASSKIMRPAPYFERSASKRYTMSRSLDGEVGTVQYSTAKAIATSDLITTVTPEKKAEEERAEEEEEKTNATEASEPAPTTPVKYDTKSHPFSPDPLSPELSLPSSPVSSARVRRRRRGGSRQRAMSVSPAKSGAGCRWRQACADRREALLEEQALLLSARKQRLDPRKGGTLFSFSLHLPDLSTFLDEDGYLAFPDLSEIRLLPESVQHLLPIRSPSLIPCFLFIFFFLLSTSFSVPYALTLSFPLALCLCFLEPKAASLGTSLAQGLNYSSEEETDSEQTDFACDGETTATESDQEEESEMRTQYSFIRRVKGDNVFVKHSNLMLEESATPEELVKRQTNISELKRSFLETGSDTSGLTEWEKRLSASPVRSPRLDEAPMIEPLTPEDTKEDSEATDMDILKHNASVPDGKPVQSPVLETETVNFRSTEGKEEFAIKDVPVVHTETKTITYESSMGDASCDSDPGLLMSAQTITSETTSTTTTTHITKTVKGGISETRIEKRIVITGDADIDHDQALAQAIKEAKEQHPDMSVTKVVVHKETEITPVEGEE; encoded by the exons AAGCGGGCCAGGGGCCAACTCCTGTTTGACAAAGTGTGCGATCACCTCAATCTTCTGGAGAAGGACTACTTTGGTCTCACCTTCCGGGACGTGGAAAACCAGAAG AACTGGCTGGACCCTGCCAAGGAACTGAAGAAGCAGATAAGAA GTGGCGCTTGGAGTTTCGCTTTCAATGTGAAGTTCTACCCTCCGGACCCTGCGCAGTTGTCTGAGGATATCACAAG GTATTACCTGTGCCTGCAGCTACGTGACGACGTCGtgtcgggccgcctgccctgctcctttgccacaCACACCGTCCTGGGCTCCTATACAGTCCAGTCGGAGCTGGGGGACTACGACCCGGAAGAGCTGGCCGCCGACTATGCCAGCGAGTTCCGCTTCGCGCCCAACCAGACCAAGGAGCTTGAGGAAAAAGTGATGGACCTCCACAAAAACTACAA AGGAATGACGCCTGCCGAAGCAGAAATGCACTTCCTAGAAAACGCCAAGAAGCTCTCCATGTATGgagtggacctccatcatgcCAAG TTGATAGGAAGCTTCTTTGAGTGCTTGGCTCCAGCTAAGAGGGAG GACTCCGAGGGTGTCGAGATAATGCTCGGGGTCTGTGCCAGCGGACTGCTCATCTACCGCGACCGGCTGCGCATTAACAGGTTCGCCTGGCCGAAGGTTCTCAAGATCTCCTACAAGAGGAACAACTTCTACATCAAGATTCGCCCAGGGGAG TTTGAACAATTTGAGAGCACCATCGGCTTCAAGCTCCCTAACCACAGAGCGGCCAAGAGGCTCTGGAAAGTCTGCGTGGAGCATCACACATTTTTCAG GCTGGTGTCCCCGGAGGCCCCCCCTAAGAAGTTCCTCACGCTGGGCTCCAAGTTCCGCTACAGTGGCCGCACGCAGGCCCAGACCCGGTGGGCCAGCTCAAAGATCATGCGGCCCGCGCCATACTTCGAGCGCTCCGCCAGCAAACGCTACACCATGTCCCGCAGCCTGGACGGGG AGGTGGGTACTGTCCAGTACAGCACTGCCAAGGCCATCGCCACCAGTGACCTGATCACCACCGTAACGCCAGAGAAGAAGGCGGAGGAAGAAAgggctgaggaagaggaggagaagacgAATGCCACAGAGGCGTCGGAGCCAGCCCCAACCACGCCGGTCAAATACGACACCAAG TCCCACCCCTTCTCCCCCGACCCGCTGTCCCCTGAGCTGTCCCTGCCTTCCTCCCCGGTGTCGTCCGCCCGCGTGCGGCGGAGGCGTAGGGGGGGTTCCCGGCAGCGAGCCATGTCGGTTAGCCCTGCCAAGAGCGGCGCGGGCTGCCGGTGGCGGCAGGCTTGCGCGGACCGCCGGGAGGCGCTCCTGGAGGAGCAGGCCCTACTGCTGTCCGCCCGCAAACAGCGGCTGGACCCCCGGAAGGGCGGCACCCTCTTCTCCTTCTCCCTGCACCTCCCTGACCTGTCTACTTTTCTGGACGAGGATGGCTACCTCGCCTTCCCCGACCTGTCTGAGATCCGCCTGCTCCCTGAGAGCGTGCAACACCTCCTTCCCATccgctctccctctctcatcccctgcttcctcttcatcttcttcttcttgctctCCACCTCCTTCTCCGTCCCCTACGCTCTCACGCTCTCCTTCCCCCTGGCTCTTTGCCTCTGCTTCCTGGAGCCCAAGGCGGCCTCCTTGGGCACCTCGCTTGCCCAGGGCCTGAATTACAGTTCAGAGGAAGAG ACCGACAGTGAGCAGACTGACTTTGCGTGCGACGGAGAAACGACGGCCACAGAG TCGGACCAGGAGGAGGAGTCAGAAATGAGGACTCAG TATAGCTTCATAAGGCGAGTGAAAGGGGACAATGTATTTGTGAAACACAGTAATCTGATGCTAGAG GAATCTGCAACCCCAGAGGAGCTTGTCAAACGGCAGACCAATATAAGCGAGTTAAAGAGGTCGTTTTTGGAGACTGGCTCGGACACTTCCGGGCTcacagaatgggagaagaggctGTCCGCGTCCCCCGTGAGGTCCCCAAGGCTGGATGAGGCACCCATGATCGAGCCCCTCACACCCGAGGAT ACCAAAGAAGACTCTGAAGCAACCGACATGGACATCCTGAAGCACAACGCCAGTGTTCCTGACGGCAAACCTGTCCAG TCCCCAGTGCTGGAGACGGAGACTGTGAATTTCCGTAGCACGGAGGGAAAAGAGGAGTTTGCCATCAAGGATGTTCCAGTCGTCCACACGGAAACAAAGACCATTACTTATGAATCATCAATG GGTGATGCCAGCTGTGACTCTGACCCTGGGTTGCTGATGAGTGCGCAGACCATCACCTCGGAGACGACAAGCACCACCACAACGACACACATAACAAAG ACTGTTAAAGGAGGCATCTCAGAAACTAGAATCGAGAAGAGAATTGTCATCACTGGAGATGCAGACATTGACCACGATCAG GCGCTGGCTCAGGCCATTAAGGAAGCCAaagagcagcaccctgacatgtCAGTGACCAAAGTAGTGGTACATAAAGAGACAGAGATCACGCCCGTGGAGGGGGAAGAGTGA
- the LOC125725273 gene encoding band 4.1-like protein 3 isoform X6 produces MLCVSLSRTAQRVTESPPAGRPEYQSAEEKASSRPSRSPLKSPNKGRNMQCKVSLLDGTEYTCVVEKRARGQLLFDKVCDHLNLLEKDYFGLTFRDVENQKNWLDPAKELKKQIRSGAWSFAFNVKFYPPDPAQLSEDITRYYLCLQLRDDVVSGRLPCSFATHTVLGSYTVQSELGDYDPEELAADYASEFRFAPNQTKELEEKVMDLHKNYKGMTPAEAEMHFLENAKKLSMYGVDLHHAKLIGSFFECLAPAKREDSEGVEIMLGVCASGLLIYRDRLRINRFAWPKVLKISYKRNNFYIKIRPGEFEQFESTIGFKLPNHRAAKRLWKVCVEHHTFFRLVSPEAPPKKFLTLGSKFRYSGRTQAQTRWASSKIMRPAPYFERSASKRYTMSRSLDGEVGTVQYSTAKAIATSDLITTVTPEKKAEEERAEEEEEKTNATEASEPAPTTPVKYDTKSHPFSPDPLSPELSLPSSPVSSARVRRRRRGGSRQRAMSVSPAKSGAGCRWRQACADRREALLEEQALLLSARKQRLDPRKGGTLFSFSLHLPDLSTFLDEDGYLAFPDLSEIRLLPESVQHLLPIRSPSLIPCFLFIFFFLLSTSFSVPYALTLSFPLALCLCFLEPKAASLGTSLAQGLNYSSEEETDSEQTDFACDGETTATESDQEEESEMRTQYSFIRRVKGDNVFVKHSNLMLEESATPEELVKRQTNISELKRSFLETGSDTSGLTEWEKRLSASPVRSPRLDEAPMIEPLTPEDTKEDSEATDMDILKHNASVPDGKPVQTTETVTAKAHPSVEAEQPNTTSIRKSPVLETETVNFRSTEGKEEFAIKDVPVVHTETKTITYESSMGDASCDSDPGLLMSAQTITSETTSTTTTTHITKTVKGGISETRIEKRIVITGDADIDHDQALAQAIKEAKEQHPDMSVTKVVVHKETEITPVEGEE; encoded by the exons AAGCGGGCCAGGGGCCAACTCCTGTTTGACAAAGTGTGCGATCACCTCAATCTTCTGGAGAAGGACTACTTTGGTCTCACCTTCCGGGACGTGGAAAACCAGAAG AACTGGCTGGACCCTGCCAAGGAACTGAAGAAGCAGATAAGAA GTGGCGCTTGGAGTTTCGCTTTCAATGTGAAGTTCTACCCTCCGGACCCTGCGCAGTTGTCTGAGGATATCACAAG GTATTACCTGTGCCTGCAGCTACGTGACGACGTCGtgtcgggccgcctgccctgctcctttgccacaCACACCGTCCTGGGCTCCTATACAGTCCAGTCGGAGCTGGGGGACTACGACCCGGAAGAGCTGGCCGCCGACTATGCCAGCGAGTTCCGCTTCGCGCCCAACCAGACCAAGGAGCTTGAGGAAAAAGTGATGGACCTCCACAAAAACTACAA AGGAATGACGCCTGCCGAAGCAGAAATGCACTTCCTAGAAAACGCCAAGAAGCTCTCCATGTATGgagtggacctccatcatgcCAAG TTGATAGGAAGCTTCTTTGAGTGCTTGGCTCCAGCTAAGAGGGAG GACTCCGAGGGTGTCGAGATAATGCTCGGGGTCTGTGCCAGCGGACTGCTCATCTACCGCGACCGGCTGCGCATTAACAGGTTCGCCTGGCCGAAGGTTCTCAAGATCTCCTACAAGAGGAACAACTTCTACATCAAGATTCGCCCAGGGGAG TTTGAACAATTTGAGAGCACCATCGGCTTCAAGCTCCCTAACCACAGAGCGGCCAAGAGGCTCTGGAAAGTCTGCGTGGAGCATCACACATTTTTCAG GCTGGTGTCCCCGGAGGCCCCCCCTAAGAAGTTCCTCACGCTGGGCTCCAAGTTCCGCTACAGTGGCCGCACGCAGGCCCAGACCCGGTGGGCCAGCTCAAAGATCATGCGGCCCGCGCCATACTTCGAGCGCTCCGCCAGCAAACGCTACACCATGTCCCGCAGCCTGGACGGGG AGGTGGGTACTGTCCAGTACAGCACTGCCAAGGCCATCGCCACCAGTGACCTGATCACCACCGTAACGCCAGAGAAGAAGGCGGAGGAAGAAAgggctgaggaagaggaggagaagacgAATGCCACAGAGGCGTCGGAGCCAGCCCCAACCACGCCGGTCAAATACGACACCAAG TCCCACCCCTTCTCCCCCGACCCGCTGTCCCCTGAGCTGTCCCTGCCTTCCTCCCCGGTGTCGTCCGCCCGCGTGCGGCGGAGGCGTAGGGGGGGTTCCCGGCAGCGAGCCATGTCGGTTAGCCCTGCCAAGAGCGGCGCGGGCTGCCGGTGGCGGCAGGCTTGCGCGGACCGCCGGGAGGCGCTCCTGGAGGAGCAGGCCCTACTGCTGTCCGCCCGCAAACAGCGGCTGGACCCCCGGAAGGGCGGCACCCTCTTCTCCTTCTCCCTGCACCTCCCTGACCTGTCTACTTTTCTGGACGAGGATGGCTACCTCGCCTTCCCCGACCTGTCTGAGATCCGCCTGCTCCCTGAGAGCGTGCAACACCTCCTTCCCATccgctctccctctctcatcccctgcttcctcttcatcttcttcttcttgctctCCACCTCCTTCTCCGTCCCCTACGCTCTCACGCTCTCCTTCCCCCTGGCTCTTTGCCTCTGCTTCCTGGAGCCCAAGGCGGCCTCCTTGGGCACCTCGCTTGCCCAGGGCCTGAATTACAGTTCAGAGGAAGAG ACCGACAGTGAGCAGACTGACTTTGCGTGCGACGGAGAAACGACGGCCACAGAG TCGGACCAGGAGGAGGAGTCAGAAATGAGGACTCAG TATAGCTTCATAAGGCGAGTGAAAGGGGACAATGTATTTGTGAAACACAGTAATCTGATGCTAGAG GAATCTGCAACCCCAGAGGAGCTTGTCAAACGGCAGACCAATATAAGCGAGTTAAAGAGGTCGTTTTTGGAGACTGGCTCGGACACTTCCGGGCTcacagaatgggagaagaggctGTCCGCGTCCCCCGTGAGGTCCCCAAGGCTGGATGAGGCACCCATGATCGAGCCCCTCACACCCGAGGAT ACCAAAGAAGACTCTGAAGCAACCGACATGGACATCCTGAAGCACAACGCCAGTGTTCCTGACGGCAAACCTGTCCAG ACGACAGAAACGGTAACAGCGAAGGCACATCCGTCTGTGGAAGCCGAGCAGCCAAACACCACCTCCATAAGAAAG TCCCCAGTGCTGGAGACGGAGACTGTGAATTTCCGTAGCACGGAGGGAAAAGAGGAGTTTGCCATCAAGGATGTTCCAGTCGTCCACACGGAAACAAAGACCATTACTTATGAATCATCAATG GGTGATGCCAGCTGTGACTCTGACCCTGGGTTGCTGATGAGTGCGCAGACCATCACCTCGGAGACGACAAGCACCACCACAACGACACACATAACAAAG ACTGTTAAAGGAGGCATCTCAGAAACTAGAATCGAGAAGAGAATTGTCATCACTGGAGATGCAGACATTGACCACGATCAG GCGCTGGCTCAGGCCATTAAGGAAGCCAaagagcagcaccctgacatgtCAGTGACCAAAGTAGTGGTACATAAAGAGACAGAGATCACGCCCGTGGAGGGGGAAGAGTGA
- the LOC125725273 gene encoding band 4.1-like protein 3 isoform X3 yields the protein MLCVSLSRTAQRVTESPPAGRPEYQSAEEKASSRPSRSPLKSPNKGRNMQCKVSLLDGTEYTCVVEKRARGQLLFDKVCDHLNLLEKDYFGLTFRDVENQKNWLDPAKELKKQIRSGAWSFAFNVKFYPPDPAQLSEDITRYYLCLQLRDDVVSGRLPCSFATHTVLGSYTVQSELGDYDPEELAADYASEFRFAPNQTKELEEKVMDLHKNYKGMTPAEAEMHFLENAKKLSMYGVDLHHAKLIGSFFECLAPAKREDSEGVEIMLGVCASGLLIYRDRLRINRFAWPKVLKISYKRNNFYIKIRPGEFEQFESTIGFKLPNHRAAKRLWKVCVEHHTFFRLVSPEAPPKKFLTLGSKFRYSGRTQAQTRWASSKIMRPAPYFERSASKRYTMSRSLDGEVGTVQYSTAKAIATSDLITTVTPEKKAEEERAEEEEEKTNATEASEPAPTTPVKYDTKSHPFSPDPLSPELSLPSSPVSSARVRRRRRGGSRQRAMSVSPAKSGAGCRWRQACADRREALLEEQALLLSARKQRLDPRKGGTLFSFSLHLPDLSTFLDEDGYLAFPDLSEIRLLPESVQHLLPIRSPSLIPCFLFIFFFLLSTSFSVPYALTLSFPLALCLCFLEPKAASLGTSLAQGLNYSSEEETDSEQTDFACDGETTATESDQEEESEMRTQESATPEELVKRQTNISELKRSFLETGSDTSGLTEWEKRLSASPVRSPRLDEAPMIEPLTPEDTKEDSEATDMDILKHNASVPDGKPVQPKPASEMSPQLAVLLASARGQTGSMGWVTSPSHSQTISKTTETVTAKAHPSVEAEQPNTTSIRKSPVLETETVNFRSTEGKEEFAIKDVPVVHTETKTITYESSMGDASCDSDPGLLMSAQTITSETTSTTTTTHITKTVKGGISETRIEKRIVITGDADIDHDQALAQAIKEAKEQHPDMSVTKVVVHKETEITPVEGEE from the exons AAGCGGGCCAGGGGCCAACTCCTGTTTGACAAAGTGTGCGATCACCTCAATCTTCTGGAGAAGGACTACTTTGGTCTCACCTTCCGGGACGTGGAAAACCAGAAG AACTGGCTGGACCCTGCCAAGGAACTGAAGAAGCAGATAAGAA GTGGCGCTTGGAGTTTCGCTTTCAATGTGAAGTTCTACCCTCCGGACCCTGCGCAGTTGTCTGAGGATATCACAAG GTATTACCTGTGCCTGCAGCTACGTGACGACGTCGtgtcgggccgcctgccctgctcctttgccacaCACACCGTCCTGGGCTCCTATACAGTCCAGTCGGAGCTGGGGGACTACGACCCGGAAGAGCTGGCCGCCGACTATGCCAGCGAGTTCCGCTTCGCGCCCAACCAGACCAAGGAGCTTGAGGAAAAAGTGATGGACCTCCACAAAAACTACAA AGGAATGACGCCTGCCGAAGCAGAAATGCACTTCCTAGAAAACGCCAAGAAGCTCTCCATGTATGgagtggacctccatcatgcCAAG TTGATAGGAAGCTTCTTTGAGTGCTTGGCTCCAGCTAAGAGGGAG GACTCCGAGGGTGTCGAGATAATGCTCGGGGTCTGTGCCAGCGGACTGCTCATCTACCGCGACCGGCTGCGCATTAACAGGTTCGCCTGGCCGAAGGTTCTCAAGATCTCCTACAAGAGGAACAACTTCTACATCAAGATTCGCCCAGGGGAG TTTGAACAATTTGAGAGCACCATCGGCTTCAAGCTCCCTAACCACAGAGCGGCCAAGAGGCTCTGGAAAGTCTGCGTGGAGCATCACACATTTTTCAG GCTGGTGTCCCCGGAGGCCCCCCCTAAGAAGTTCCTCACGCTGGGCTCCAAGTTCCGCTACAGTGGCCGCACGCAGGCCCAGACCCGGTGGGCCAGCTCAAAGATCATGCGGCCCGCGCCATACTTCGAGCGCTCCGCCAGCAAACGCTACACCATGTCCCGCAGCCTGGACGGGG AGGTGGGTACTGTCCAGTACAGCACTGCCAAGGCCATCGCCACCAGTGACCTGATCACCACCGTAACGCCAGAGAAGAAGGCGGAGGAAGAAAgggctgaggaagaggaggagaagacgAATGCCACAGAGGCGTCGGAGCCAGCCCCAACCACGCCGGTCAAATACGACACCAAG TCCCACCCCTTCTCCCCCGACCCGCTGTCCCCTGAGCTGTCCCTGCCTTCCTCCCCGGTGTCGTCCGCCCGCGTGCGGCGGAGGCGTAGGGGGGGTTCCCGGCAGCGAGCCATGTCGGTTAGCCCTGCCAAGAGCGGCGCGGGCTGCCGGTGGCGGCAGGCTTGCGCGGACCGCCGGGAGGCGCTCCTGGAGGAGCAGGCCCTACTGCTGTCCGCCCGCAAACAGCGGCTGGACCCCCGGAAGGGCGGCACCCTCTTCTCCTTCTCCCTGCACCTCCCTGACCTGTCTACTTTTCTGGACGAGGATGGCTACCTCGCCTTCCCCGACCTGTCTGAGATCCGCCTGCTCCCTGAGAGCGTGCAACACCTCCTTCCCATccgctctccctctctcatcccctgcttcctcttcatcttcttcttcttgctctCCACCTCCTTCTCCGTCCCCTACGCTCTCACGCTCTCCTTCCCCCTGGCTCTTTGCCTCTGCTTCCTGGAGCCCAAGGCGGCCTCCTTGGGCACCTCGCTTGCCCAGGGCCTGAATTACAGTTCAGAGGAAGAG ACCGACAGTGAGCAGACTGACTTTGCGTGCGACGGAGAAACGACGGCCACAGAG TCGGACCAGGAGGAGGAGTCAGAAATGAGGACTCAG GAATCTGCAACCCCAGAGGAGCTTGTCAAACGGCAGACCAATATAAGCGAGTTAAAGAGGTCGTTTTTGGAGACTGGCTCGGACACTTCCGGGCTcacagaatgggagaagaggctGTCCGCGTCCCCCGTGAGGTCCCCAAGGCTGGATGAGGCACCCATGATCGAGCCCCTCACACCCGAGGAT ACCAAAGAAGACTCTGAAGCAACCGACATGGACATCCTGAAGCACAACGCCAGTGTTCCTGACGGCAAACCTGTCCAG CCTAAGCCGGCCTCTGAGATGTCGCCACAGCTAGCTGTTCTGTTAGCATCTGCGAGAGGTCAAACCGGCTCAATGGGATGGGTCACCTCTCCTTCACATAGTCAGACCATTTCCAAG ACGACAGAAACGGTAACAGCGAAGGCACATCCGTCTGTGGAAGCCGAGCAGCCAAACACCACCTCCATAAGAAAG TCCCCAGTGCTGGAGACGGAGACTGTGAATTTCCGTAGCACGGAGGGAAAAGAGGAGTTTGCCATCAAGGATGTTCCAGTCGTCCACACGGAAACAAAGACCATTACTTATGAATCATCAATG GGTGATGCCAGCTGTGACTCTGACCCTGGGTTGCTGATGAGTGCGCAGACCATCACCTCGGAGACGACAAGCACCACCACAACGACACACATAACAAAG ACTGTTAAAGGAGGCATCTCAGAAACTAGAATCGAGAAGAGAATTGTCATCACTGGAGATGCAGACATTGACCACGATCAG GCGCTGGCTCAGGCCATTAAGGAAGCCAaagagcagcaccctgacatgtCAGTGACCAAAGTAGTGGTACATAAAGAGACAGAGATCACGCCCGTGGAGGGGGAAGAGTGA